The Flavobacterium johnsoniae UW101 genomic interval CGTTATCATTTGTGGCACGATACGTTAATAATATGGCCAATGGTGAAAGAATAAATGAAGACATCCATGAACCCATAAAAGGACTCATACCGCCTTCTTGTGATAATCTTTTTCCAAAAGTATTGATGAAATGAAAAGTAATAAAAATTAAAACTGCAAAAACGATTGGCAGACCAAGTCCTCCTTTTCGAATAATAGCGCCTAATGGAGCGCCAATAAAGAACATTAAGAAACAAGCAAAAGCAATAACAAACTTTTCATACAATGCAGTTAAATGCTTGTTGATTTCACGTTGTTTGTCTTTTAAGTCTTTTTGTGTCGTTTCGATTGAGTAAATGTTGCTCGTAACATTACTGCTTGCCATTTTTAAAACATCAGATTTCTCTTTGTTTGTATATAAAGTTAAAAGATCGTTTGGGAGATTTTTTTTCTTTTTGGCTTTTTCTATCTCGCTTTGAGGAATAGATTTTCTAATTCCAACACGCTGGTTTATATTTTCAGAGAATGAAATGATTTCATTGTCAAGATTTTTGTTCAATGAATCTAATGTATAACGCAATTCGTTTACGTTTAGCATGGCATTTGTGCCCTCAATACTTTCTTTACTGTCATCGACTTTATTTAATTCAGATAAATCAATGTTGATGATGTGTTTTTTGAAAGCAGCTTTTATAAAAGGAAGTTTAGCGCGGTCCTCGTATTTTTTTGGAGTAACATCCTGATAGTAAAAACCGTTATTTAAAACAAGTTTCAAAATACTCGATTTCTCACTGCTGATTAATTCACCGTCTTTGGCCTTAATAACAGTTTTGTTTTCACCAATGTTATTTGCTTTCTCATGAATGGTAACGCCGGTTAAAATATTACCGTTTTCACCGGATTTTTTATTGACTTTAATGTTGTAAGTTCCAACATCATTAAACTGGCCTTCGGCAATTGCCATCGCAGGTTTAGCCTGAGCAATATTTTTACGGAAGTTTACAAATTTATATTCAGCATAAGGAATAACGTTATTGGCAAACCAAAACGCTACTATACTTAAAACAAATATAAAAATGATTAAAACCCGCATGGCTCTTTGAAGCGAAATTCCGGAAGATTTCATGGCTGCGAATTCATAATTTTCGGCTAAATTTCCGAAAGTCATAATCGAAGCCAAAAGAACCGAAAGCGGTAAAACCAGCGGAATAATACGAGGCATAGAAAAAAGCAGGAATTTCACGACCAGTAATAAGTCGAGATCTTTACCTGCTAGTTCTGATATAAATAGCCATACTGTTTGAAGTATGAATATGAAAAATAAGATTACAAATACCGTAGTAAATGTAAATAAGAATGTTTTTAATAAGTATTTGTCTAGAATTTTCAACCTTCTGATTAATCTAATTTATTGATGTAGTATTTCGGGTATTTACTCGCTACAAATGTAAATTGATTTTTTGATAATGGCTGATTGGTTTTAAAAGAATTAACGGTTAAAGTTGTTTTTGTTCCGTTTTTTCCAGTTTCAATCAAATTATAGATGTGTTTTGTCTGAACGTCAATACCTAACAAAATTTCTTTTCTTTGGTCTTTTCCTGTAGTCGGCACTAATTTAATGTACTGGATTTTTCTTCCTTTCACATTTTGTACTATATCCATAGTGTATTTGTAACCAGAATTAAAGAACGTAAGCATTTTTGAAGGCGTAACAGCATTATCGTCTTTTTCGTTTACTTTAGAAACAGTAACTTCTTCGTCTTCAGGAACAATTGTATAGGTTTTTTGTCCGTCGAAAATTTTAGTAACGCCCATAAAATTCAATACATATTGATTTCCTTTCATAGTAACATTTCCTTTACTATCCTGATTGATGTTTTCTTTGGCGTTATTTAAAGAATATTTAAAGTCGATTACGATGTTATCGTAGCTTTTTATTTTTGTAGTTACTTCGTTCAATAAATCTTTAGCTTTTTTATCCTGAGCCTGAATAGAAGTGAAGCTCAAAAGCAAAATAACTGCTATTTGAAAACACTTTTTAGTCATGTTAAAGATAGAATTGTTGTTGATTTCCTGAATTTTTGTTCTCATGATTGGATTAATTTTGTTCATTATTAAAAAATTGATCAAGAGCACTTAAGTCTAAAATATTCACGCTTCTTGCTTTACTGCCTTCAAATGGTCCAACAATTCCTGCTGCTTCCAGCTGATCGATCAAACGACCGGCTCTGTTGTAACCTAATTTTAATTTTCTTTGCAATAATGAAGCAGAACCCTGTTGTGCATTGACAATAATCTCTGCAGCTTCTCTAAATAAGGTATCTCTTTCGGAAATATCCATATCAAGATTAATGCCAGTTTCTTCTCCAACGAACTCTGGAAGTAAATAAGCTGTGGCATACGCCTTTTGTGAACCAATAAAATCTGTAATTTTTTCAACTTCAGGCGTGTCAATAAAGGCACACTGCACACGAATTACATCATTTCCATTCGTGTATAATAAATCTCCTCGTCCAATTAACTGGTCAGCGCCCTGAGTATCCAAGATCGTTCTTGAGTCGATTTTTGAAGTTACTCTAAAGGCAATTCTGGCAGGGAAGTTGGCTTTGATTAAACCGGTAATAACGTTTACAGATGGTCTTTGTGTTGCAATAATTAAGTGGATACCAATAGCACGCGCCAGCTGAGCCAGACGGGCAATTGGAACTTCAACTTCTTTTCCAGCAGTCATAATTAAATCGGCGAACTCATCGACAACCAAAACAATGTAAGGTAAAAATCGGTGTCCGGCTTCGGGATTTAATTTTCTTGATTTGAATTTTTCGTTGTACTCTTTAATATTACGAACCATCGCATCTTTTAATAAAGAATAACGATTGTCCATCTCGGTACAAAGTGAATTCAAAGTATTGACTACTTTTGCGTTATCAGTAATAATAGCATCTTCCGTGTCAGGAAGTTTGGCTAAATAATGTCTTTCAATTTTGTTGAAAAGTGTAAGCTCTACTTTTTTCGGATCGACTAAAACGAATTTTACTTCTGCCGGATGTTTTTTGTATAACAATGAAGTTAAAACAGCATTTAATCCTACAGATTTTCCTTGTCCTGTTGCTCCTGCCATCAATAAGTGAGGCATTTTAGCAAGATCGACAACAAAAGTTTCGTTTGAAATGGTTTTTCCTAAAGCAATTGGCAGTTCCATTTCGGCTTCTTGGAACTTTGCGGCTCCAATAACACTTTTCATCGAAACCATAGTTGGAGTCTTATTCGGAACCTCGATACCAATTGTTCCTTTTCCTGGAATTGGTGCAATAATACGAATTCCTAAAGCTGATAATGACAATGCAATATCATCTTCTAAACTCTTAATTTTAGAAATTCTGATTCCGGCTTCAGGTACAATTTCATATAAAGTGACCGATGGACCAACGGTTGCTTTGATTTGCGCAATTTCGATTTTGTAGTTACGAAGTGTATCTACAATTTTATTTTTGTTTTCTTCTAATTCTTCCTGATTAATTGTAATTCCCCCAGTCGAGTATTCTTTTAGTAAATCGATGGTTGGAAATTTATAATTGGATAAATCCAAAGTTGGATCAAATAATCCAAAATCAGCAACCAAACGCGAAGCAAGATTTTCTTCTATAATATCTTCTTCTTCGGCTTTTTCAATTACAAATGCTTCATCAGGAGTAACTAATGGAAGTTCTTGTTTTGGCTGAATTGGCTTTAAAATTGGATTTAATTCAATTTCTGACGAATGATTGATTGTTGGTTTTAAAGCTTCTTTATTGATTTCGAATTTAGAATCATCAGTTTTTAAATGAATGTTATCCAATTCAGGATCTTCTTCAATTGCAAATTCTTCTAAGTTATAAGCGCTTTCGGGCTCCAGATCTTGTTGTTGCGGCTTTTTAATAGAATTGAGTTCTGATTTGAATTCTTTTTTAGTAGAATCAAAATAGGACTGAATTTTTTCTGGAGATACTTTTATTTTAAAGATTAAATAAACGATCAATCCAAAAAGCAGAGTTAATAAAGTTCCGGTTTTTCCAATGTAATCCTGAAGAAAAATATTC includes:
- a CDS encoding LolA family protein; the protein is MRTKIQEINNNSIFNMTKKCFQIAVILLLSFTSIQAQDKKAKDLLNEVTTKIKSYDNIVIDFKYSLNNAKENINQDSKGNVTMKGNQYVLNFMGVTKIFDGQKTYTIVPEDEEVTVSKVNEKDDNAVTPSKMLTFFNSGYKYTMDIVQNVKGRKIQYIKLVPTTGKDQRKEILLGIDVQTKHIYNLIETGKNGTKTTLTVNSFKTNQPLSKNQFTFVASKYPKYYINKLD
- a CDS encoding LptF/LptG family permease; this translates as MKILDKYLLKTFLFTFTTVFVILFFIFILQTVWLFISELAGKDLDLLLVVKFLLFSMPRIIPLVLPLSVLLASIMTFGNLAENYEFAAMKSSGISLQRAMRVLIIFIFVLSIVAFWFANNVIPYAEYKFVNFRKNIAQAKPAMAIAEGQFNDVGTYNIKVNKKSGENGNILTGVTIHEKANNIGENKTVIKAKDGELISSEKSSILKLVLNNGFYYQDVTPKKYEDRAKLPFIKAAFKKHIINIDLSELNKVDDSKESIEGTNAMLNVNELRYTLDSLNKNLDNEIISFSENINQRVGIRKSIPQSEIEKAKKKKNLPNDLLTLYTNKEKSDVLKMASSNVTSNIYSIETTQKDLKDKQREINKHLTALYEKFVIAFACFLMFFIGAPLGAIIRKGGLGLPIVFAVLIFITFHFINTFGKRLSQEGGMSPFMGSWMSSFILSPLAILLTYRATNDNGLINFDAITTPISQLFQKIYERFKPAQNKQ
- a CDS encoding DNA translocase FtsK — encoded protein: MAKSKKETVDKKTESKIAGIRSWKLNKPQKFVLGCLLVLFSIALLVAFISFYVNGQWQTDQSAVDSLGDRSEEVQNWLGKFGAYLADLIVYRGFGLASFILVRLFFLTGLFLALELSTKKLKNTWFWDIFAIIVVSVLFGFFATSAPELGGTIGYELNIFLQDYIGKTGTLLTLLFGLIVYLIFKIKVSPEKIQSYFDSTKKEFKSELNSIKKPQQQDLEPESAYNLEEFAIEEDPELDNIHLKTDDSKFEINKEALKPTINHSSEIELNPILKPIQPKQELPLVTPDEAFVIEKAEEEDIIEENLASRLVADFGLFDPTLDLSNYKFPTIDLLKEYSTGGITINQEELEENKNKIVDTLRNYKIEIAQIKATVGPSVTLYEIVPEAGIRISKIKSLEDDIALSLSALGIRIIAPIPGKGTIGIEVPNKTPTMVSMKSVIGAAKFQEAEMELPIALGKTISNETFVVDLAKMPHLLMAGATGQGKSVGLNAVLTSLLYKKHPAEVKFVLVDPKKVELTLFNKIERHYLAKLPDTEDAIITDNAKVVNTLNSLCTEMDNRYSLLKDAMVRNIKEYNEKFKSRKLNPEAGHRFLPYIVLVVDEFADLIMTAGKEVEVPIARLAQLARAIGIHLIIATQRPSVNVITGLIKANFPARIAFRVTSKIDSRTILDTQGADQLIGRGDLLYTNGNDVIRVQCAFIDTPEVEKITDFIGSQKAYATAYLLPEFVGEETGINLDMDISERDTLFREAAEIIVNAQQGSASLLQRKLKLGYNRAGRLIDQLEAAGIVGPFEGSKARSVNILDLSALDQFFNNEQN